A stretch of the Photobacterium sp. CCB-ST2H9 genome encodes the following:
- a CDS encoding energy transducer TonB encodes MSTLTGVGSEPRGWDDSCRWLLTGIAVSVLLHGSAVAAYWWQFASKSVSAAPAAAPMAITLMMPLASPVEDQSELPPSEPQVQRTPAKRVETAASKTDDRATKTAMQERVALPVAEKPSPFRRQENPSPTVLTEAIPETIPEPIADAPPETASAESAVLKPPLAEQTRVEQTKAEQTQAEPLSELPAVQEPEAREPVDTARQAVEARAASAPPGVKVQEKAEVVSAPARGQFSRFGEQQKQTWQRRLHAHLEQHKKYPRQARRFGRQGTPVIAFTMDRNGLVLVVKLVKSSGNRSLDEEAQALVKRAEPLPKPPASLEGARLTFTVPISFSRSG; translated from the coding sequence ATGAGTACGCTGACCGGGGTTGGCAGTGAGCCCCGCGGGTGGGATGACAGCTGCCGCTGGTTGCTGACCGGAATCGCCGTCAGCGTGCTGCTCCATGGCAGCGCAGTTGCGGCGTACTGGTGGCAGTTTGCCAGCAAGTCTGTGTCTGCAGCACCGGCTGCCGCGCCGATGGCGATTACACTGATGATGCCGCTGGCTTCGCCTGTTGAGGATCAGAGTGAGCTTCCGCCGTCGGAACCGCAGGTACAGCGCACTCCGGCAAAGCGTGTTGAAACCGCAGCATCGAAAACAGACGATCGGGCAACAAAAACTGCCATGCAAGAACGGGTGGCGCTTCCTGTTGCGGAGAAGCCGTCGCCATTTCGTCGTCAGGAAAATCCGTCGCCAACAGTCCTGACTGAAGCTATACCCGAAACGATTCCGGAACCGATAGCCGATGCGCCCCCTGAGACGGCGTCTGCTGAATCGGCGGTTCTGAAACCGCCGTTGGCTGAACAAACAAGGGTTGAACAAACAAAGGCTGAACAAACCCAGGCCGAGCCTCTGTCGGAATTACCGGCGGTCCAAGAGCCGGAAGCCAGAGAACCGGTCGACACGGCACGACAGGCTGTCGAAGCCCGGGCGGCCAGTGCACCTCCGGGAGTGAAAGTGCAGGAGAAAGCCGAGGTGGTATCGGCACCGGCGCGGGGCCAGTTCAGCAGGTTTGGCGAGCAGCAGAAACAGACCTGGCAACGCAGGCTGCATGCGCATCTGGAGCAGCATAAGAAATATCCGCGTCAGGCCAGACGGTTCGGGCGTCAGGGCACTCCGGTGATCGCTTTTACCATGGACAGAAATGGCCTCGTGCTGGTCGTGAAACTGGTGAAGTCGAGCGGAAACCGTTCGCTGGATGAGGAAGCGCAGGCGCTGGTCAAACGGGCGGAACCCTTACCCAAGCCTCCGGCCAGTCTTGAGGGCGCACGCCTGACCTTCACCGTTCCGATCAGCTTCAGCCGTTCCGGCTGA
- the exbD gene encoding TonB system transport protein ExbD has protein sequence MAFQTPNDSDELVENHDINVTPFIDVMLVLLIIFMVAAPLSTVSVPVDLPSAAAEPQPMPDKPFYLTIQKDMTLTLGEDKTVALEALAGALAAALPDQQQRIYLRADQSLTYAQLMAVMNQLGQAGYLQIALIGLEQVRGPAS, from the coding sequence TGACAGTGACGAACTGGTCGAAAATCATGACATCAATGTCACGCCTTTCATTGATGTCATGCTGGTGCTGCTGATTATCTTCATGGTGGCGGCCCCCTTATCGACGGTGAGTGTGCCGGTGGATTTGCCCAGTGCTGCCGCTGAGCCGCAGCCGATGCCGGACAAACCATTTTATCTGACCATTCAGAAAGATATGACTCTGACCCTGGGAGAAGACAAAACCGTGGCGCTGGAGGCTCTGGCCGGTGCACTGGCAGCGGCTCTGCCGGATCAGCAACAGCGGATTTACTTGCGTGCCGATCAGTCTCTGACTTACGCGCAGCTGATGGCGGTCATGAATCAGCTGGGGCAGGCGGGTTATCTGCAGATCGCACTGATTGGTCTGGAGCAGGTCAGGGGACCGGCCTCATGA